CCAATTTTTCCAGATTGATAGCCAGAGTCTCGGCAATGGTCTCGGAATCTTCAGGTACTACCGACATGGTTTTACCCATCTTTCCGTCAACTATGGCAATATCAAGCTGATCAAAAATCGAGATAATCTCTTCGATCTGGTCAGGAGTGGTCACGTCAGAGGGCAAGGCCTTGTTAATTTCCTCAAATGTAAGGAAACCTTTTTTCCTGCCCTCAGCCAGAAGTGTTTTTATCTGTTGTACATCTTTGATGCTGCGCATTGCCCCCCCTTGAAAATTCTATATTGATTTGATTTTATCATTATACACACTCTGCATCATGCGAAGGATTCTTTTAATTTCATCTTTGTCATTGTTTTTTTGGGCCCTGATCAGGGCCTGCTTGTAATTTTGCCTAATCAAGGTCAGGTAGTTTTCATCAATGAACCCTGACAATTCATTAAAAATTTCCTCCTTATTTACTTTTAGAGACGACTCCTGCATCCTGGCACGGTAATAAAAGTCCAGTTCTCCAGCGTCAAAACCATGTTCTTCATCCTTGTCCGACTTGGTCTTTATTTTGTTCCAGAACGTTCTGGACCAGCTGGAGCTTAAAACAATATCAAGGTTTTTCTGGTCCAGATGATTTCTGTATTCAGGAAAACAAACAGCAAAAGTCAGTATCTCCAGATCTCTCAGACATGGCTTGTGAACATTCTCATTATCTTTTCCCTCTGCACGGGGTGGTCTTTTTCCGGGCTGCTTATCCTTGAGGCCCTTTCTAAGCTCTGTTTCGGTGAGCCCCAAAAGCCCTGCTACTTTGGGGATATAATATGTTTTCAGGGAGAAATCCTTAAGCCCTCCAAGAAAACCGTTTACCCAGGCCATCATCTCTTTTGGAGAACTGTCAGCATTAAGAAATGACAGACAATATCTCAGGCCCTCATCAGTCTGTTTAAGCAGTTCGTCAAAATGGTCAGCCCCATTTTGCACCAGAATGCTGTGAGCATCTTCAGAGTCTGGAAAGTTTAGGACCTGACACTTGAGGCCAGCACTGAGAATCATGGCCGCACTCCTGAAAGCAGCTTTTCTGCCGGCCTGGTCACCATCAAACAAAACAATCACTTCACGGCATAATCCAGAGAGACGTCGAACCTGAGCTCTGGTCAGAGCTGTTCCTAATACCCCACAACTGTTGGCAAATCCATACTGGTGCAGGGCCAGGACATCGAGATAACCTTCTGTAAGAAAAACCTTTCTGGTCTGAGTTATGTGCTTTCTTGCCTGATACAGGCCGTAGAGATGTTCTCCTTTTGTATATACTGGATTTTCACTGCTGTTGAGATATTTGGGCTCTCCCTCGCCGATTACCCGCCCACCAAAGGCCACGACCATGCCAGACAGACTGATGATGGGAAATATCAGCCTGGCTCTAAAACGATCATATATGCGACCCCGATTATTCTGGCTGAGCACTCCGGCCATGACACCGTGTTCAGGAGAAAATTTTCTCCGACCAAGAAAGTTAGTCAATTCCTGCCAGCCATCCGGACTCCATCCCAGTCGAAAAGATCTGACAATTTCCTGAGATATTTTACGTGCGCTTAAATATTTTCGGGCTTCCTCTCCCTGACTGGACCAGAGGCAATCCATAAAAAATTTTCCGGCTAAGGAGTTGATTTCCTGGGCAATGCTGACATTGTTTTTTTTCTCAATATTTTCTTCTGATTTCTCTAAGGAAATCTCTACCCCTGCTTCCGAAGCCAGTTGGCGCACTGCTTCAGAAAAATCCAATCCATTGATATTTTTATAAAATTCAATGATATCCCCTGCAGCCTGACACCCGAAGCAATAATAAAAGCCCTTATCAGGGCTAACCGTGAATGAGGGCTTTGTTTCTTCGTGAAAAGGGCATGGAGCTGACCATCTGTCTCCCACAGGTCTAAGTTCAATATATCTGCTGATGATATCGACTATGGACAGCTTTGACTTAATTTCAGCTATTGTATTTGAGTCTATGACCGCCATCAGTCCGCCTGTAAAAAACGATTAATATCCCAGCCTGACACCTTCCCCGAAAAATAAGGCTCAACTCAAACCCTGACATAAAAAATCAATGATAATTACCAATCAGGAAAGTTAAGTCATTAGACTCACTTGTCCAGCCCTGCACTGCAGAAAGTCTGAAGCCGGAGACAGTCCCTGAGCCAAGCGCAAAGTTGTTATCTTTGACGGAACTTTTCCTGCAACTGTACATTAATCATAAGCAAAAATCCTCAGCCTCCATCCCCCACAGCCTTCAACCTCCAGCCTTAAACCTTCTTCCTTCTTCCTTCAGCCTTCCGCCTTCTTCCTTCTTCCTTCAGCCTTCTTCCTTCAGCCTTCAGCCTTCTTCCTTCAGCCTTCTTCCTTCTTCCTTCAGCCTTCTTCCTTCAGCCTTCAGCCTTCTTCCTTCAGCCTTCAGCCTTCTTCCTTCAGCCTTCAGCCTTCTTCCTTCAGCCTTCTTCCTTCAGCCTTCCGCCTTCCGCCTTCAGCCTTCAGCCTTCTTCCTTCAGCCTTCTTCCTTCAGCCTTCTTCCTTCAGATATCCCCCCAATTAACGATCATTGTTTAAGTTGGGTTGTGTGGGCACAGCCCCCATTAGAGTTATTGCAACTCCACCTCAGTCATGCCGGCACCTCCTGATTCTTCAGAAGCGCAGGCAAAACTTTGCACCATAGGACTATGCTTTAAATGATGGTGAACAGCCTCTCGCAGAGCTCCGGTGCCTTTGCCATGAATAATTTCTATATTTTTTCGCCCCTCAAGCACAGCCCGGTCCAGATAATGTTCAAGTTCCTGCAACGCTTCATCTGAATATTTACCCCTGAGGTCGAGTCGCAGCGGCATAACTTTATCCGCAGCTCTGGAAAAGGTATGTTGAGTTTGAGTCTCATTTGTCTGGACAGAAACAAGAGTATCTGGCCTGACCCAGAGAGATATACCTCCCAGATCAATCTTGACCTGCTTTTTCCTGTCATCCATTTCCTGAATTACTCCCTGTTTCTGCCAGGGCTGGTAGATAAATCTGTCCCCTGGGGAAACATCTTCCCAGGTAGTACATTTTTGGGGAGAGATTTTCTCTTGCTGTGACTGGGACTCAAGCTTGCTTCTCAAGCTGGACATTTCCTTCAAGGCTTTTTTGCGCCCGATCTTCTGCTTTTCCCACTGATCCAGAATTTGCTTAGAGCAGTTTCGGACCTCACTGATCAATTCCTGCTTTTCACGGTTTAAATCTGACAACATTTTGCTGTACTTTTTCTGAAACTTCTTTTCCTGCTCAGAAAGATCCTGCAGCTTATGTTCTCGCCTTACTGCAAGGTCATTGAGCCTTGCAAAAATTTCATCCTGTTTCTGACCGTCAATGAGCATGTACTCTTCAGCCCTGGATATAATCTCTGAAGCAAGCCCCTGTTTTCTAGCCACATCCAGAGCCAGGCTGGCCCCAACCTGGTCATAGGCTAACCGGTATAAAGGCTTGCCTGTGATATTATCAAAAAGGACAGAAGCAGCACGCACCTCTTTCCTGGATAGTGCGTAAGCTTTCAATGATGGAAAGTGTGTAGCAGTAGCCACCCATGCTCCTTTTTCCACCAGTTCGTCAACAACGGCCTGGGCCAGTGCAGCTCCCTGACCGGGATCTGTGCCCACACCAAATTCGTCCAGAATAATTAGTGTTCCGGCATCAACATGTGGCCAGAATTTTGTGAAATGATCAATTTGAGCAGTGAAGGTGCTCAGGCTGTCTTCTACACTTTGCTCAGAAACCATGGAAACATAAATTTTGTTCCACATGGGAATGGAACTGCCTTCAGCCGCAGGGACCGGTAAGGCGCACAAGGCCATCAAAGCTGCCAGCCCCAGTGTTTTAAGGCAAACCGTTTTGCCTCCGGCATTACCTCCGGATACCACCAGCGCATGCTGGCCTTCATCCAGCTCAATATTTACAGGTACAGCATCGAAGCCACCCAGCACCAGCAATGGATGCCGTACATTTTTCAGCCGCAGAGCACGGCTTTCTTTGGAGATATCTAAAAAGGAAGCATTGAGTTTACGGGCAAACTTGACCTTGGCCAGCATGACATCCATCATGACCATCCACTGCAGCAAGAGATCAAGACCGGGCTGTGCCTGGCGAAAAACATCTGTCAGATACTCAAGAACTCGATTAAGTTCCTCTCGTTCCTGTCTTTTGAGTTTTTGAAGATTGTTGTTAAGTTCGGTGAGATAAAACGGTTCAAAATAGCAGGTTTCGCCGGTCTGGGAATAATCATGGATAATCCCCTGCAGCTTGCCTTTAAAGTTGGACTTCAGCGCCAGCACATATCTGTCTGAAGAAATGGTCAGGTATTCATCCTGCAGATAATGAGAGATATTGGAATGGGTCAGGGACTCATTCACTTTTTTAGAGCATTGATGCCTTATGGACCTTATCTCTTCTCTTATGGAATACAGCCCTGGAGAACTTTCATCGCTTATCTCCCCAGTACTGCTGATGCACCTGAGGAGCGCAGAGAAAAGTTTGTCCGGCCATGTCTGATCAATCCTTGTCTCACTGATTCTGACAAATCTTTGTGAGTCCAGGTTGTCAATGAGAGCAATAAAATCATTAGCCTGCTGTAAAAATGCCCTTATTTCCCAGAATTCTTCCAGTTGCACAATATGGTCTGTCTGCCTTACCCTGTTCAGGCTGGAAGAAATGTCCGGGAATGAATTTATGGTTAATCCGCATTCAGCACAACAAGACATGACTTCCCGCAAGAATTCAGTCTTGGAAGTCAATTCTTCTGAAGAAGTGATCACGGCAGTATTTAAGCAGGCTTCCTTTCCGGAAGAGGAAACAGCTTCATTACTCAAATGCCGCAGGACTTTATTAAACTCCAGCAGAGTGATGGTTTTTTGTTCCATTATACAGAGTACTCATTAAACAGCATAAATGAAGCTGACTGTGGCTGCTACCCAAAGGTGAAGAGGTGCTCAGGCCAAAACCTGGCCTCCTGCATGGATTTTTGTTTTTGTGAAATAATTTGAGCAGTGCATAAATGGCGTCATAAGATGACAACGCTGCTCTGGAAAATAATGTTCTGGGAAATCGGAAAAATCAGGATGATAGCAATTCTTTTACTATGGCGCTCAATTCACGCCCATCGGTCTGCCCTGGATATTTCTGAGTGATGGCTTTCATAACTGTGCCCATTCCTTTCATATCCTTCACGCCAAGTTCCTGTATTGTCTCGGTGGCAACTTTTCTCATTTCATCCGGTGTGAGCGCAGATGGTAGGTAGGTGTTTATGATGTCAAGTTCGCTCTGTTCTTTTAGACTCAAGTCGTCTCTTCCAGCCTGAGTATACTGTCGAATGGACTCCTGGCGTTGTTTAACCTGTTTGATCAAGACCTCGGCGGTCTCGGCATCGGTCAATTCTCTTTTGAGCTCGACATGCTTATTTTTAATGGCTGTCTTAAGCATCCTCAAGACAGCCACCTTGTCGCTCTGCCTGCTTTTATAAGCAGTAATAAAGTCTTTCTCAATCTTTTCGGCAAGTAGCATATTACATCATTTGCATCTTACGCATTTTTTTCATTAATCTTTTTCTTGCTGCGGCTTCTTTTTTCTTCTTCTGAATACTGGGTTTTTCATAATGTTGTCTTTTCTTCAGTTCTGAAAGGATACCAGCCTTTTCAACCTGTTTTTTGAACTTACGCAACGCATAGTCAAAGTTGTCATTTTCTCCAAGAATAACTCCGGGCACTAACACTCACCCCCTTAATTTCGGTTCATCATCAAAGCGTGTCGTCCCTGGTTTACCCGCAGACAACTTAGCTCTTGAGAAAACATTGAGACGCCCTGATGATGGTCAAGTCAGAAAACATAACTCGGATCTTTTTCTTTGGCAAGGAAAAAATTGTGTAGCAGAATATGAGGAATAAAACACTGCTGACCAGCAGGATTCTGGTCATGGAATGAGAAAAAAGGGCGAATCTTCTCCCCTTTTTAGGATAAATATTTTCCATTTTGCAGGCAGCTTTGGGACAAGCTATCCTGTCTTAAGAATCAAAAGCTGACATACAAAACCAGAAAAAAATAGCTCAAAGGATGCTGAGCTCTGGGTATTGCTGTTCCGGGACCCGCTTACCTCATCAATGATACGTATTAAACATGAGTTGATGTTCAAGCCGGTCCCGGGAGTTTCTTTCCACTGTTTAACCTAAACAAGGATAAACTGTTACAAAAAATTACTCAGCAAGCTTACGATTTTCAGCCATGGTATCACTAATGGACTGAAAGACTACTGCTCCAACTCCAATCCCAATAGTTGCCAAAACCAGGTACAGTACACTGAAAAATACAAAATGGTCTGCCATCCACCAGGGTATATCCTGCGGAAGCATACTTTGAACGGTTTCTCCAGGAATCATGGTTTTCCATTTCAGGTCTATCATTAAAGCCTCCAATAACTGGTTTATTTTACGGCATCCTTAAGGACTTTGCCTGGACGGAATTTAACAACCTTACATGCCGGGATCTTAATCTCCTCACCTGTTCGGGGATTACGACCGTTGCGCGCCTTGCGCTCTTCCACTGCAAAAGTACCAAAACCAGTTAATGTTAATTTGCCTTCATCGACCATAGTCTCCTGCACTGAATCAAGAAAGGCATTAAGGGCCTTTTCAGAATCTGATTTCGTCAGACCGGTCTTATCCGCCATTTTGGATACCAAGTCGGCTTTTGTCATCGGTAACTTCCTCCTTCAAAAGTTTAGCAGAAAAAAATATTCATCTACAATCAAATATCCCTGACATACAAAATCACCAGACACAAGGTGATTAAATCAATACCAGGCATTATCAGCTAACCTGCTCAAGCTTAACCCTGTAATCAAAAGCATTGGATGCCGTCTATCAACATTATTATCACTTGCGCTGATGAAACAAGTAACGTGAGAATTTGCTTTATGCAAGCAAGATAATAAGGAAGAACAAAATTTCTATGCTCAAGTCAAGACAAAATTTCTAATCATCCGAAAAAATAAGACTTGAAAGGACCTGAAAGTCATGTGGCGACAAATCTTCGGGTCTGCATCGA
Above is a genomic segment from Desulfonatronovibrio magnus containing:
- the dnaG gene encoding DNA primase, with amino-acid sequence MAVIDSNTIAEIKSKLSIVDIISRYIELRPVGDRWSAPCPFHEETKPSFTVSPDKGFYYCFGCQAAGDIIEFYKNINGLDFSEAVRQLASEAGVEISLEKSEENIEKKNNVSIAQEINSLAGKFFMDCLWSSQGEEARKYLSARKISQEIVRSFRLGWSPDGWQELTNFLGRRKFSPEHGVMAGVLSQNNRGRIYDRFRARLIFPIISLSGMVVAFGGRVIGEGEPKYLNSSENPVYTKGEHLYGLYQARKHITQTRKVFLTEGYLDVLALHQYGFANSCGVLGTALTRAQVRRLSGLCREVIVLFDGDQAGRKAAFRSAAMILSAGLKCQVLNFPDSEDAHSILVQNGADHFDELLKQTDEGLRYCLSFLNADSSPKEMMAWVNGFLGGLKDFSLKTYYIPKVAGLLGLTETELRKGLKDKQPGKRPPRAEGKDNENVHKPCLRDLEILTFAVCFPEYRNHLDQKNLDIVLSSSWSRTFWNKIKTKSDKDEEHGFDAGELDFYYRARMQESSLKVNKEEIFNELSGFIDENYLTLIRQNYKQALIRAQKNNDKDEIKRILRMMQSVYNDKIKSI
- the rpsU gene encoding 30S ribosomal protein S21 → MPGVILGENDNFDYALRKFKKQVEKAGILSELKKRQHYEKPSIQKKKKEAAARKRLMKKMRKMQMM
- a CDS encoding endonuclease MutS2, yielding MEQKTITLLEFNKVLRHLSNEAVSSSGKEACLNTAVITSSEELTSKTEFLREVMSCCAECGLTINSFPDISSSLNRVRQTDHIVQLEEFWEIRAFLQQANDFIALIDNLDSQRFVRISETRIDQTWPDKLFSALLRCISSTGEISDESSPGLYSIREEIRSIRHQCSKKVNESLTHSNISHYLQDEYLTISSDRYVLALKSNFKGKLQGIIHDYSQTGETCYFEPFYLTELNNNLQKLKRQEREELNRVLEYLTDVFRQAQPGLDLLLQWMVMMDVMLAKVKFARKLNASFLDISKESRALRLKNVRHPLLVLGGFDAVPVNIELDEGQHALVVSGGNAGGKTVCLKTLGLAALMALCALPVPAAEGSSIPMWNKIYVSMVSEQSVEDSLSTFTAQIDHFTKFWPHVDAGTLIILDEFGVGTDPGQGAALAQAVVDELVEKGAWVATATHFPSLKAYALSRKEVRAASVLFDNITGKPLYRLAYDQVGASLALDVARKQGLASEIISRAEEYMLIDGQKQDEIFARLNDLAVRREHKLQDLSEQEKKFQKKYSKMLSDLNREKQELISEVRNCSKQILDQWEKQKIGRKKALKEMSSLRSKLESQSQQEKISPQKCTTWEDVSPGDRFIYQPWQKQGVIQEMDDRKKQVKIDLGGISLWVRPDTLVSVQTNETQTQHTFSRAADKVMPLRLDLRGKYSDEALQELEHYLDRAVLEGRKNIEIIHGKGTGALREAVHHHLKHSPMVQSFACASEESGGAGMTEVELQ
- a CDS encoding HU family DNA-binding protein, with protein sequence MTKADLVSKMADKTGLTKSDSEKALNAFLDSVQETMVDEGKLTLTGFGTFAVEERKARNGRNPRTGEEIKIPACKVVKFRPGKVLKDAVK
- a CDS encoding GatB/YqeY domain-containing protein codes for the protein MLLAEKIEKDFITAYKSRQSDKVAVLRMLKTAIKNKHVELKRELTDAETAEVLIKQVKQRQESIRQYTQAGRDDLSLKEQSELDIINTYLPSALTPDEMRKVATETIQELGVKDMKGMGTVMKAITQKYPGQTDGRELSAIVKELLSS